One window from the genome of Acuticoccus sp. I52.16.1 encodes:
- a CDS encoding gamma-glutamyltransferase family protein, with protein MPIGHRAIGRRHMVSAGNALAARAADQVLEAGGNAVDAGVAGGLALGVVQSDYVNIAGVAPIMIRQPDGTAVTIDGLGAWPAAVTPDLFMREHGGEIPLGILRTVVPAAPSAWIEALSRFGTMTFAEVAAPAIRLAREGFAVHWLLHNMIASHEAEYAKWPSNAAIYLPGGRVPRIGERFVQSDLAATLQNMADCESAAPGDRRAGLAAARAAFYQGDIARQIVDFHAREGGLLTAADLAGHRSEVARPLPARFAGGTVLCCGAFCQGPFLGLVMQLLDRMDWSDVVQGSATYFHRVVECVKLAFADREAVLGDPAFVDVPVARLLSPEYAAERLALFDPRRAAPDMPAAGVGTVGPVRVSEAVPAPGDTSYIAVVDASGLAISATPSDVSYESPVVPGTGLVPSSRGSASWADPAHPSSVAPGKRPRLTPNPAIWVDAEGRSMPLGTPGGDVQIQAMAQVLLNRVIYGMDLEEAVLAPRVASYSFPNSFAPHESHPGLVRAESRIPAAELVALKALGHRVDMWGDWTHLAGAVCAVAMRPDGALEGAADPRRPTGTAGV; from the coding sequence ATGCCCATCGGTCATCGTGCCATCGGTCGCCGCCACATGGTCTCCGCCGGCAACGCGCTCGCCGCCCGCGCCGCGGACCAGGTGCTGGAGGCCGGCGGCAACGCGGTCGACGCCGGGGTCGCCGGCGGCCTCGCCCTCGGCGTGGTGCAGAGCGACTATGTCAACATCGCCGGCGTCGCGCCGATCATGATCCGCCAGCCCGACGGCACGGCCGTCACGATCGACGGTCTCGGCGCCTGGCCGGCCGCGGTGACGCCCGATCTCTTCATGCGCGAGCATGGTGGCGAGATCCCGCTCGGTATCCTGCGCACGGTGGTTCCGGCCGCGCCCTCCGCCTGGATCGAGGCCCTGTCGCGGTTCGGCACCATGACCTTCGCCGAGGTCGCCGCCCCCGCCATCCGCCTCGCCCGCGAGGGGTTCGCGGTGCATTGGCTGCTGCACAACATGATCGCATCGCACGAGGCGGAGTACGCCAAGTGGCCGTCCAATGCGGCGATCTACCTGCCGGGCGGGCGGGTGCCCCGGATCGGTGAGCGCTTCGTCCAGAGCGACCTCGCCGCTACATTGCAGAACATGGCCGACTGCGAAAGCGCCGCGCCGGGCGACCGCCGCGCCGGCCTCGCCGCCGCCCGCGCCGCCTTCTACCAGGGCGACATCGCCCGCCAGATCGTCGATTTCCATGCGCGCGAGGGGGGGCTGTTGACGGCGGCCGACCTCGCCGGCCACCGCTCGGAGGTGGCGCGGCCGCTGCCGGCGCGGTTCGCGGGGGGAACGGTGCTGTGCTGCGGCGCCTTCTGCCAGGGGCCGTTCCTCGGCCTCGTCATGCAGCTCCTCGACCGGATGGACTGGAGCGATGTCGTCCAGGGCAGCGCCACCTACTTCCACCGCGTCGTCGAGTGCGTGAAGCTCGCCTTCGCCGACCGCGAGGCCGTCCTCGGTGATCCCGCCTTCGTCGACGTCCCGGTCGCGCGCCTGCTCTCGCCCGAGTACGCGGCCGAGCGTCTCGCCCTCTTCGATCCGCGCCGCGCCGCACCGGACATGCCGGCCGCCGGCGTCGGTACGGTGGGGCCGGTGCGCGTTTCCGAGGCGGTGCCCGCGCCGGGCGACACCTCCTACATCGCCGTGGTCGACGCGTCCGGACTTGCGATCTCCGCCACCCCGTCGGACGTTTCGTACGAGAGCCCGGTGGTCCCAGGCACCGGGCTTGTCCCGTCCTCGCGCGGTTCGGCGAGCTGGGCCGACCCGGCGCATCCCAGCTCCGTCGCCCCCGGAAAGCGCCCGCGGCTGACCCCCAACCCCGCCATCTGGGTCGACGCCGAGGGCCGGTCGATGCCGCTCGGTACCCCCGGCGGCGACGTGCAGATCCAGGCGATGGCGCAAGTGCTGCTGAACCGCGTCATCTACGGCATGGACCTCGAGGAGGCCGTCCTCGCCCCGCGCGTGGCCTCCTACAGCTTCCCCAACAGCTTTGCCCCGCACGAGAGCCACCCCGGACTGGTGCGGGCCGAGTCGCGCATCCCCGCCGCCGAGCTGGTGGCCCTCAAGGCGCTGGGCCACCGGGTCGACATGTGGGGCGATTGGACCCACCTCGCCGGCGCCGTCTGCGCCGTCGCGATGCGGCCGGACGGGGCGCTGGAGGGGGCCGCCGACCCGCGCCGCCCGACCGGAACCGCCGGCGTATGA
- a CDS encoding M20/M25/M40 family metallo-hydrolase: MTEIRTVLSHPSFEAARADLRRNHDRLVAELIELTEIPAPPFMEERRAEAMRAKMTAAGLDEVAIDAVGNVTGLRRGRGNGTAVVVAAHLDTVFPAGTDVTVRREGTRLLAPGIGDDTSGLAAMLAFVRALDAAAIETEHDILFVADVGEEGRGDLRGIRHLFAREDAARIVAFFTLDTPSMDEIVVTAVGSKRYHIVFRGPGGHSLMAFGTVNPMYALGAVIAKMAAIEVPREPRTTFCASVVGGGTSINAIPEEVWLDVDLRSTSADELARLDATLADLVAASVAAENARGSTANGVVTAEAVKIGDRPAGATAPDAAIVAASRAALTHFGFPARLGASSTDANIPMSLGVPAVKLGSGGRGGRIHTLEEWIELEPEETQRGLSAGLAAILAVAGLSG; this comes from the coding sequence CCGAAATCCGAACCGTCCTCTCCCACCCCTCCTTCGAGGCCGCGCGGGCGGACCTGCGCCGCAATCACGACCGTCTCGTCGCCGAGCTGATTGAGCTGACCGAGATCCCCGCGCCGCCCTTCATGGAGGAGCGGCGCGCCGAGGCGATGCGGGCGAAGATGACCGCCGCCGGGCTGGACGAGGTCGCGATCGACGCGGTCGGCAACGTCACCGGGCTGCGGCGCGGGCGCGGCAACGGCACCGCCGTGGTGGTGGCCGCGCACCTCGACACGGTGTTCCCGGCGGGCACCGACGTCACGGTGCGGCGCGAGGGGACGCGGCTGCTGGCGCCCGGCATCGGCGACGACACCAGCGGCCTCGCCGCGATGCTGGCCTTCGTGCGCGCGCTGGACGCCGCCGCGATCGAGACCGAGCACGACATCCTGTTCGTCGCCGACGTCGGCGAGGAGGGGCGGGGCGACCTGAGGGGCATCCGCCACCTGTTCGCCCGCGAGGACGCGGCGCGCATCGTCGCCTTCTTCACGCTCGACACTCCGTCGATGGACGAGATCGTCGTCACCGCGGTCGGCTCCAAGCGTTACCACATCGTCTTCCGCGGGCCCGGCGGGCACAGCCTGATGGCGTTCGGCACGGTGAACCCGATGTACGCGCTGGGCGCGGTGATCGCAAAGATGGCGGCAATCGAGGTGCCGCGGGAGCCGCGCACCACATTCTGCGCCAGCGTGGTGGGCGGCGGAACGTCCATCAACGCGATCCCCGAGGAGGTTTGGCTCGACGTCGACCTGCGCTCCACCTCGGCCGACGAGCTGGCTCGGCTCGACGCCACGCTCGCCGACCTCGTCGCCGCGTCCGTCGCGGCGGAGAACGCCCGCGGCTCGACCGCGAACGGCGTCGTCACGGCCGAGGCCGTCAAGATCGGCGACCGCCCCGCAGGGGCGACCGCGCCCGATGCCGCCATCGTCGCCGCCTCGCGCGCCGCGCTGACGCACTTCGGATTTCCCGCCCGGCTCGGCGCCTCGTCGACGGATGCCAACATCCCCATGAGCCTGGGCGTACCCGCGGTGAAGCTCGGCAGCGGCGGACGTGGCGGGCGCATCCACACCCTGGAGGAGTGGATCGAGCTGGAGCCGGAGGAGACCCAGCGCGGCCTCTCGGCCGGCCTCGCCGCGATCCTCGCCGTCGCCGGCCTCTCCGGGTAG
- a CDS encoding IclR family transcriptional regulator, with amino-acid sequence MSKTESRPLERYFQALERLAEAPDGMVLVELATELDLPGATTHRLVNTLVEAGLVARARTEKHYVLGPRARRFGLSTLSTQTLEERVGDILDALSHELEQTIFIVRLVKHQVHTVAVREPAAPTQAIVNPGRTMPLHAAATGKAVLAFQSARFIEDVLARPMTPYTGDTKTTADAVRAELATVRAEHFAVCDNEFDAGVLSYAVPLLSPDGTVLFALGTCGLKSRFAEPGPAAVRELLAAKAADLSKRLGAFG; translated from the coding sequence ATGTCGAAGACCGAGAGCCGGCCGCTCGAACGATATTTCCAGGCGCTCGAACGGCTCGCCGAGGCGCCCGACGGCATGGTCCTGGTCGAGCTCGCCACCGAGCTGGATCTGCCGGGCGCCACCACCCACCGCCTCGTCAACACGCTGGTGGAGGCCGGCCTCGTCGCCCGCGCGCGCACCGAGAAGCACTATGTGCTGGGCCCGCGGGCGCGCCGCTTCGGCCTCTCCACCCTGTCGACACAGACGCTGGAGGAACGCGTCGGCGACATCCTCGACGCCCTGAGCCACGAGCTGGAGCAGACGATCTTCATCGTGCGCCTCGTCAAGCATCAGGTGCATACGGTGGCCGTGCGCGAACCGGCGGCGCCGACGCAGGCAATCGTCAACCCCGGCCGCACGATGCCGCTGCATGCCGCCGCCACCGGCAAGGCGGTGCTGGCCTTCCAGAGCGCCCGGTTCATCGAAGACGTGCTCGCCCGGCCGATGACGCCCTACACCGGCGACACCAAGACCACCGCCGACGCGGTCCGCGCCGAACTCGCCACCGTGCGCGCCGAGCATTTCGCCGTGTGCGACAACGAGTTCGACGCAGGCGTGCTGAGCTACGCGGTGCCGCTCCTGTCGCCGGACGGCACAGTGCTCTTCGCGCTCGGCACGTGCGGGCTGAAGTCGCGCTTCGCCGAGCCCGGCCCGGCGGCGGTGCGCGAGCTGCTCGCCGCCAAGGCGGCCGACCTCTCCAAGCGCCTCGGCGCGTTCGGCTGA
- a CDS encoding hydantoinase/oxoprolinase family protein yields the protein MSGWQLGIDIGGTFTDVVASHPGTGETRTGKVPSRADDPIEALISAIGAVGLEWDEVAELTHGTTMVTNAIVENRIDEVALVTTAGFGDTIAIGRVRRRYIYHLDRLPKEPPLVPAARRFEVGERVDHTGAVVEPLSEAEVARVVAAVKGSGVRAVAVCLIHGYRNPVHERQLGAALRGVVEHVCLSHEISPSIREYERSNTTILSASVIDRVRRYLAKIDAQKPDGSSLTFFHSSGGMAATSVIAEQPLLLAMSGPAAGVGASVTTMAALGIDKALTFDMGGTTTDCCLVLDGKAEVSSDRELGSRRIRMPMVSVHSIGAGGGSIARLAQGVMQVGPRSAGSQPGPACYQLGGTEATISDANMVLGYLAPDKTLGNAITLNRDAAVAVVAPIAEAIGVSVEEAALGMLQVANSNMVRALNNVTVERGIDGRECTLIAFGGGGPMHAAEVARHFGIRAVVCPAFSSSYSALGCVASRMSLSQQRTINMPSAAWKADEIAAIRAELAETLMAPMRAAGHDAAHCALAEVALIRYSGQSYDVPVPDAALGDLGRLTAQFRAMHHTLFGFDTDEPWELTAIRTTVEDTRPKTVAPAPQPSGEAYRRGARPAYFAGTGWTETAVLDRAKVPAEETFAGPVILEDAWSTIIVPPGDTARADAAGHVHIAVGEA from the coding sequence ATGAGCGGATGGCAACTCGGGATCGACATCGGTGGCACCTTCACCGACGTCGTCGCCTCGCACCCGGGGACCGGCGAAACGCGCACCGGCAAGGTGCCGAGCCGCGCCGACGACCCGATCGAGGCGCTGATCTCCGCCATCGGCGCCGTCGGCCTCGAATGGGACGAGGTCGCCGAGCTGACCCACGGCACGACGATGGTCACCAACGCCATCGTCGAGAACCGAATCGACGAGGTCGCCCTCGTGACCACCGCCGGCTTCGGCGACACGATCGCCATCGGCCGCGTGCGCCGACGCTACATCTACCACCTCGACCGCCTGCCCAAGGAACCGCCGCTGGTCCCGGCCGCGCGCCGCTTCGAGGTCGGCGAGCGGGTCGACCACACCGGCGCCGTCGTGGAGCCGCTCAGCGAGGCGGAGGTTGCGCGCGTGGTCGCGGCGGTGAAGGGGAGCGGGGTGCGGGCGGTCGCCGTCTGCCTCATCCACGGCTACCGCAACCCGGTGCACGAGCGCCAGCTCGGCGCGGCGCTGCGGGGCGTCGTCGAGCACGTCTGCCTCAGCCACGAGATCAGCCCCTCGATCCGCGAGTACGAGCGCAGCAACACGACGATCCTCAGCGCCTCGGTGATCGACCGCGTGCGCCGCTACCTCGCCAAGATCGACGCGCAGAAGCCGGACGGCTCCAGCCTCACCTTCTTTCACTCGTCGGGCGGCATGGCGGCGACGTCGGTCATCGCCGAGCAGCCGCTCCTGCTGGCGATGTCCGGACCCGCCGCGGGCGTCGGCGCGTCGGTCACCACCATGGCCGCGCTCGGGATCGACAAGGCGCTCACCTTCGACATGGGCGGCACCACGACCGATTGCTGCCTCGTGCTGGACGGCAAGGCTGAGGTCTCAAGCGACCGCGAGCTGGGGAGCCGGCGCATCCGCATGCCGATGGTCTCGGTCCACTCCATCGGCGCCGGCGGCGGCTCCATCGCCCGGCTGGCACAGGGCGTGATGCAGGTCGGCCCGCGTAGCGCCGGTTCGCAGCCCGGCCCCGCCTGCTACCAGCTCGGCGGCACCGAGGCGACGATCAGCGACGCCAACATGGTGCTCGGCTACCTCGCGCCGGACAAGACGCTCGGCAACGCCATCACGCTGAACCGCGACGCGGCGGTGGCGGTCGTCGCCCCCATCGCCGAGGCGATCGGCGTCTCGGTGGAAGAGGCGGCGCTCGGCATGCTCCAGGTCGCCAATTCCAACATGGTGCGCGCCCTCAACAACGTGACCGTGGAGCGCGGCATCGACGGGCGCGAGTGCACGCTGATCGCGTTCGGCGGCGGCGGGCCGATGCATGCCGCCGAGGTCGCCCGCCATTTCGGCATCCGCGCCGTGGTGTGCCCGGCCTTCTCGTCGAGCTATTCGGCGCTGGGGTGCGTCGCCTCGCGCATGAGCCTGTCGCAGCAGCGCACCATCAACATGCCGAGCGCGGCCTGGAAGGCGGACGAGATCGCCGCCATCCGCGCCGAGCTCGCCGAGACGCTGATGGCGCCGATGCGCGCCGCCGGCCACGACGCGGCGCACTGCGCCCTCGCCGAGGTCGCCCTCATCCGCTACAGCGGCCAGAGCTACGACGTGCCGGTCCCCGATGCGGCGCTCGGCGACCTCGGCCGCCTCACCGCGCAGTTCCGCGCCATGCACCACACGCTCTTCGGGTTCGACACCGACGAACCGTGGGAGCTGACCGCGATCCGCACCACGGTCGAGGACACGCGCCCCAAGACCGTCGCCCCCGCCCCGCAGCCGAGCGGCGAGGCCTACCGGCGCGGCGCCCGCCCGGCCTACTTCGCCGGCACCGGCTGGACCGAGACAGCCGTCCTCGACCGCGCCAAGGTCCCCGCGGAGGAGACCTTCGCGGGGCCGGTCATCCTGGAAGACGCGTGGTCCACCATCATCGTCCCCCCCGGCGACACCGCCCGCGCGGACGCCGCCGGTCATGTCCACATCGCGGTCGGAGAAGCGTGA
- a CDS encoding TRAP transporter small permease subunit, with protein MNTFIRIVDAIVALVGKFAAYLVLAILATIVAEIVYRAVVGRSLGFAEDLASWLLVAVVFLGGPYAVQQAKFVRVDAAFEHYSPLWKALVDTVVSTLLLAVFLYAMIKLGFDFAHKSYVQGEVSATGAWNGPVWVPKSLVPIGCTLLALAWVSHILKSWRDRNAPPADPHVEVGP; from the coding sequence GTGAACACATTCATCCGCATCGTCGACGCGATCGTCGCGCTGGTGGGCAAGTTCGCCGCCTACCTGGTGCTGGCGATCCTCGCCACCATCGTCGCCGAGATCGTCTACCGCGCCGTCGTCGGCCGCTCGCTCGGCTTTGCCGAAGACCTCGCCTCGTGGCTGCTGGTGGCCGTGGTCTTCCTCGGCGGCCCCTACGCGGTGCAGCAGGCGAAGTTCGTTCGTGTCGACGCCGCGTTCGAGCACTACAGCCCGCTCTGGAAGGCCCTCGTCGACACCGTCGTCTCGACCCTCCTGCTGGCGGTCTTCCTCTACGCGATGATCAAGCTCGGGTTCGACTTCGCCCACAAATCCTACGTGCAGGGCGAAGTCTCGGCGACGGGCGCCTGGAACGGCCCCGTATGGGTGCCCAAGTCGCTCGTGCCCATCGGCTGCACGCTGCTGGCGCTCGCCTGGGTCTCCCACATCCTCAAGAGCTGGCGCGACCGCAACGCGCCGCCCGCCGACCCGCACGTCGAGGTCGGGCCATGA
- a CDS encoding TRAP transporter large permease subunit, whose translation MSEQALVTILLFGSMFLVLGIGVPIAIALGGLSVVFIHFFWSDRALNLLPVRSFAVASSFEYLAIPLFVLMAAVLQRSKIAEDMYDTMRVLFGNLRGGLAVGTIVICTIFAAMAGISGAATIAMGVIAIPAMLGHGYHKGLAVGSVAAGGSLGILIPPSVTMIVYGLVTGTSIGQLYAGGVGPGLLIAALFCAYVLFVGWRNPAKVGGIVTHPEGERPSKIKALRGIVLPFVLIATVLGSILGGFASISESAAVGALGAMILAAVRRQLTPRLIHAALLETLLLSCMIFWIIIGASALANFYTATGAARIIEAAVLGLDANPWVVLVSIQVVLLLMGMVLDSTGIILITAPIFLPIVTALGFDPVWFGVLYIINMEMGFLSPPFGYNLFYIRAVAPPSVGMVDIYKSVLPFLGLMIVALAICMAFPQVITFLPGLMF comes from the coding sequence ATGAGCGAGCAGGCGCTCGTCACCATCCTCCTCTTCGGCTCCATGTTCCTGGTGCTGGGGATCGGCGTGCCGATCGCCATCGCACTGGGCGGGCTCAGCGTCGTCTTCATTCACTTCTTCTGGTCGGACCGGGCGCTGAACCTTCTGCCGGTGCGCTCCTTCGCCGTCGCCTCCAGCTTCGAGTACCTGGCAATTCCGCTCTTCGTCCTGATGGCGGCGGTGCTGCAACGCTCCAAGATCGCCGAGGACATGTACGACACCATGCGGGTGCTGTTCGGCAACCTGCGCGGCGGCCTCGCGGTCGGCACCATCGTCATCTGCACCATCTTCGCCGCCATGGCCGGCATCAGCGGCGCGGCGACCATCGCGATGGGCGTCATCGCCATTCCCGCGATGCTGGGCCACGGCTACCACAAGGGCCTCGCGGTCGGCTCCGTGGCGGCGGGCGGCTCGCTCGGCATCCTCATCCCGCCCAGCGTCACCATGATCGTCTACGGCCTGGTGACGGGCACCTCCATCGGCCAGCTCTACGCCGGCGGCGTGGGGCCGGGGCTCCTCATCGCCGCGCTCTTCTGCGCCTACGTGCTCTTCGTCGGCTGGCGCAATCCGGCCAAGGTCGGCGGTATCGTCACGCACCCGGAGGGCGAGCGGCCCAGCAAGATCAAGGCGCTGCGGGGCATCGTCCTGCCGTTCGTCCTGATCGCGACCGTGCTCGGCTCGATCCTCGGCGGCTTCGCCAGCATCTCCGAGTCGGCCGCCGTCGGCGCGCTCGGGGCGATGATCCTCGCCGCCGTCCGCCGGCAGCTCACGCCGCGCCTCATCCACGCCGCGCTGCTGGAGACGCTGCTCCTGAGCTGCATGATCTTCTGGATCATCATCGGCGCGTCGGCGCTCGCCAACTTCTACACCGCCACCGGCGCCGCCCGTATCATCGAGGCCGCGGTCCTGGGGCTCGACGCGAACCCGTGGGTCGTCCTCGTCTCTATCCAGGTCGTGCTGCTCCTCATGGGGATGGTGCTCGATTCCACCGGCATCATCCTCATCACCGCGCCGATCTTCCTGCCGATCGTCACCGCGCTCGGGTTCGACCCGGTGTGGTTCGGCGTGCTCTACATCATCAACATGGAAATGGGCTTCCTGAGCCCGCCCTTCGGCTACAACCTCTTCTATATCCGTGCCGTCGCCCCGCCGTCGGTCGGCATGGTGGACATCTACAAGTCGGTGCTCCCCTTCCTGGGGCTGATGATCGTCGCGCTCGCCATCTGCATGGCCTTCCCGCAGGTGATCACCTTCCTGCCGGGGCTGATGTTCTGA
- the dctP gene encoding TRAP transporter substrate-binding protein DctP has protein sequence MTIARSILKFTIAAVAATSLSSAAFAADYSWKMQSNLNPGEPGFVAAEDFIASVEEMSGGRIEIELFPNGALFPIPDGLESISFGIAEMAVLTGGYFAGKMGPIANLETGVPGSLQTPLERHTFFYEEGFIDIAREAFAKEGVYYVGPQLSSSWDVISKVPLRSAADFEGLKIRTFGLEAKWFESLGASPVFMGGSEIYTALSTGVLDAARWSSPAGLYKSSYHEVAKYYLSNSPMPVPNNFYAMNLELWESLPDDLKAIIDNAAMTSSLKYLSLAALTDADALAKMQEAGVEVTTIPAEEWAEMQKKAEALWAAYAEEDELTAKGVELLKAYMAKLGR, from the coding sequence ATGACGATTGCGCGTAGTATCCTCAAGTTCACGATTGCAGCGGTGGCCGCCACCAGCCTGTCGAGCGCGGCATTCGCGGCCGACTATAGCTGGAAGATGCAGTCCAACCTCAATCCGGGCGAGCCGGGCTTCGTCGCCGCCGAGGACTTCATCGCCTCCGTCGAGGAGATGAGCGGCGGGCGCATCGAGATCGAGCTGTTCCCCAACGGCGCGCTCTTCCCGATCCCGGACGGCCTCGAGTCGATCAGCTTCGGCATCGCCGAGATGGCGGTGCTCACCGGCGGCTACTTCGCCGGCAAGATGGGCCCCATCGCCAACCTCGAGACCGGCGTCCCCGGCTCGTTGCAGACCCCGCTGGAGCGCCACACCTTCTTCTACGAGGAAGGCTTCATCGACATCGCCCGCGAGGCGTTCGCCAAGGAAGGCGTCTACTACGTCGGCCCGCAGCTCTCCTCGTCCTGGGACGTGATCTCCAAGGTGCCGCTGCGCTCCGCGGCCGACTTCGAGGGCCTCAAGATCCGCACCTTCGGGCTCGAGGCGAAGTGGTTCGAGTCCCTCGGCGCCTCGCCCGTCTTCATGGGCGGCAGCGAGATCTACACCGCGCTCTCCACCGGCGTCCTCGACGCGGCGCGCTGGTCGAGCCCGGCCGGCCTCTACAAGAGCTCCTACCATGAGGTGGCCAAGTACTACCTCAGCAACTCGCCGATGCCGGTGCCGAACAACTTCTATGCGATGAACCTGGAACTCTGGGAGTCGCTCCCCGACGACCTCAAGGCCATCATCGACAACGCCGCGATGACGTCGTCGCTGAAGTACCTCTCGCTCGCCGCCCTGACCGATGCCGACGCTCTCGCCAAGATGCAGGAAGCCGGCGTCGAGGTGACGACGATCCCGGCCGAAGAGTGGGCCGAGATGCAGAAGAAGGCCGAGGCGCTGTGGGCCGCCTACGCCGAAGAGGACGAGCTGACCGCCAAGGGCGTCGAGCTGCTCAAGGCCTACATGGCCAAGCTCGGCCGCTGA
- a CDS encoding hydantoinase B/oxoprolinase family protein, which translates to MARVDPFMVEVIRNGLSSIAEEMSLVVMRAARSPVLREAGDLSSSLSDADGFQIAQGQDIPMHMGVMSFTIREFLKLVPKARLQPGDVWMLNLPAIGGNHLPDVKVIRPIFIDGEIRAFAISLAHWGDTGGGAPGSYFADAYDCWQEGLRIPPLRIVAEGVLDEEKLGFVLANVRAPETCRGDLFAQISATRAAEGRLTEMFRKWGAGTLKEAFAALHDGAERQMRAAIAALPNGVYEGADAMDDDGHGGPGAVIRVRLTVKDDSLVFDYTASDDHVPGPINTTKYITAASAYYVAKAVCGPEIQASGGCYRPIEVITRPGSICEAGADKPVVGGNHETCQRIADAAFRALEACVPERLTAGGPTTSGLAIFGATREDGQWVTLYETHGGGEGARIDRDGVDVVRAHMANVMNTSAEVVETEYPVDVPFQRLRPASGGRGRHSGGLGMERAYRMRVDDVSLTTMFDRRDVPPYGLQGGEPGALFAMTLTKAGAAEETPLPGKSNLRIHKGDVVTVRSCGGGGYGAPE; encoded by the coding sequence ATGGCCCGTGTCGATCCGTTCATGGTCGAGGTGATCCGCAACGGCCTCTCGTCGATCGCCGAGGAGATGTCGCTCGTCGTCATGCGCGCCGCCCGCTCGCCGGTGCTGCGCGAGGCGGGGGACCTCTCCTCCAGCCTTTCCGACGCCGACGGCTTCCAGATCGCGCAGGGGCAGGACATTCCCATGCACATGGGTGTGATGAGCTTCACCATCCGCGAGTTCCTGAAGCTCGTCCCCAAAGCGCGGCTCCAGCCCGGCGACGTGTGGATGCTGAACCTTCCCGCCATCGGCGGCAATCACCTGCCGGACGTGAAGGTGATCCGCCCCATCTTCATCGACGGTGAGATCCGGGCCTTCGCCATCAGCCTCGCCCACTGGGGCGACACCGGCGGCGGCGCGCCCGGCAGCTACTTCGCCGACGCCTACGACTGCTGGCAGGAGGGGCTGCGGATCCCGCCGCTCCGGATCGTCGCCGAAGGCGTGCTCGACGAGGAGAAGCTCGGCTTCGTTCTCGCCAACGTGCGCGCGCCGGAGACCTGCCGCGGCGACCTCTTCGCCCAGATCTCCGCGACGCGCGCCGCCGAAGGCCGGCTGACCGAGATGTTCCGCAAGTGGGGCGCGGGCACCCTGAAGGAGGCGTTCGCCGCGCTGCACGACGGGGCCGAGCGGCAGATGCGCGCCGCCATCGCCGCCCTGCCGAACGGCGTCTACGAGGGCGCGGATGCGATGGACGACGACGGGCACGGCGGCCCCGGCGCCGTCATCCGCGTGCGCCTGACGGTGAAGGACGACAGCCTCGTCTTCGACTACACCGCCTCGGACGACCACGTTCCGGGGCCGATCAACACCACCAAGTACATCACCGCCGCCTCCGCCTACTACGTCGCCAAGGCGGTCTGCGGACCGGAGATCCAGGCGAGCGGCGGCTGCTACCGGCCGATCGAGGTGATCACCCGGCCCGGCTCGATCTGCGAGGCGGGGGCCGACAAGCCGGTCGTCGGCGGCAACCACGAGACCTGCCAGCGCATCGCCGACGCCGCCTTCCGCGCGCTCGAAGCCTGCGTGCCGGAGCGGCTCACCGCGGGCGGCCCCACCACCTCCGGCCTCGCCATCTTCGGCGCCACCCGCGAGGACGGCCAGTGGGTGACGCTCTACGAGACGCACGGCGGCGGCGAGGGCGCGCGGATCGACCGCGACGGCGTCGACGTCGTGCGCGCGCACATGGCCAACGTGATGAACACCTCCGCCGAGGTGGTGGAGACCGAGTACCCGGTCGACGTTCCCTTCCAGCGCCTGCGGCCGGCGTCGGGCGGGCGCGGGCGCCACAGCGGCGGCCTCGGCATGGAGCGGGCCTACCGCATGCGGGTCGACGACGTCTCGCTGACGACGATGTTCGACCGGCGCGACGTGCCCCCCTACGGCCTCCAGGGCGGCGAGCCGGGCGCACTGTTCGCGATGACGCTGACGAAGGCCGGCGCCGCGGAGGAGACCCCGCTGCCGGGCAAGAGCAACCTGCGCATCCACAAGGGCGATGTCGTCACCGTGCGCTCGTGTGGCGGCGGCGGCTACGGCGCGCCGGAATAG